Proteins encoded by one window of Acidobacteriota bacterium:
- a CDS encoding tetratricopeptide repeat protein, producing the protein MESPRTRSPYPGTSSALSTIAGLGRCKLETIRLDQARALFERAIEIQEDALGPDHPNLIFPLTQLAEIDRRQRNLDQAAERYERALVIGERTLGPEHPDLLWALGSYALLLANRGDVEGARENLDRALQIAKEAHGSKHLGVVRTLELFGFHHYQKGEYDEALQWYRRGLEIRQEIFGSNHSSSAWNLYDQACLL; encoded by the coding sequence ATGGAGTCGCCAAGAACAAGGTCGCCGTATCCTGGCACATCGTCGGCGCTCAGCACAATCGCGGGGCTTGGTCGATGCAAACTGGAGACTATTCGCCTTGATCAGGCGCGAGCCCTGTTCGAGCGAGCCATCGAGATCCAGGAAGATGCTCTTGGTCCCGATCACCCCAATCTGATTTTTCCGTTGACCCAGTTGGCAGAAATCGATCGACGACAGCGAAACCTCGATCAAGCTGCAGAGCGATACGAGCGCGCTCTCGTCATCGGCGAGCGGACGCTTGGACCTGAACATCCTGATCTCCTCTGGGCCCTGGGGTCATACGCGTTGCTGCTGGCCAACCGTGGTGATGTGGAAGGTGCCCGCGAAAATCTTGACCGGGCACTGCAGATCGCCAAGGAAGCTCACGGATCCAAGCATCTGGGTGTAGTCCGAACCCTCGAGCTGTTCGGGTTTCATCACTACCAGAAGGGGGAGTATGACGAAGCCTTGCAGTGGTATCGACGTGGCCTCGAAATTCGGCAAGAGATTTTCGGTTCCAACCACTCCTCTTCTGCCTGGAATCTCTACGACCAGGCCTGCCTTCT
- a CDS encoding outer membrane beta-barrel protein, with product MSTTAISLDLNFHLTPTSEYFDFYLGGGIAGLDYGSLRYTEPDGDSLNLDVDNDLGFSAKAGLGIALGKNSNWAAFGGLRYIWTDLDVTQPEDTDNTTATFDFDTFSFSVGIAFSF from the coding sequence ATGTCAACCACCGCCATATCCCTCGATCTCAACTTCCACCTGACACCAACGAGCGAGTACTTCGACTTTTATCTCGGTGGTGGAATTGCCGGCTTGGATTATGGCAGTCTCCGTTACACCGAACCAGACGGAGATTCCCTGAATCTCGATGTCGACAACGACCTCGGCTTTTCCGCAAAGGCCGGGCTCGGTATTGCGCTCGGCAAGAACAGCAATTGGGCGGCGTTCGGCGGCCTCCGTTACATCTGGACTGACCTCGATGTCACGCAGCCTGAGGATACGGACAACACCACCGCGACCTTCGACTTCGATACTTTTTCATTCTCGGTTGGCATCGCCTTCAGCTTTTGA
- a CDS encoding MBL fold metallo-hydrolase, which yields MASLFLEVFPVGPIQANCVLLGDGDAGELAVIDPGEEAERIVHRIAMSGLQPKMVLHTHGHLDHAGGTAELVSLLEPGLPVGLHPDETELYRNLPMQATMFGLDADPPPDPDLWFEHGQTLSIGGLELEIRHTPGHSPGGVCFVVSGVDEELVVVGDVLFSGSIGRTDLWGGSFPVLEQSIREQLYTLPDDTRVICGHGPETTIGRERASNPFVKG from the coding sequence ATGGCGTCACTTTTTCTCGAAGTGTTTCCAGTCGGTCCGATCCAGGCTAACTGCGTGCTGCTCGGAGATGGCGATGCCGGTGAGCTCGCCGTCATCGATCCCGGTGAAGAGGCGGAGAGAATCGTCCATCGGATCGCCATGTCGGGCCTGCAGCCGAAAATGGTGCTCCACACCCACGGTCATCTCGACCATGCCGGCGGAACCGCGGAGCTGGTCTCATTGCTCGAGCCCGGGCTGCCGGTAGGGCTCCATCCCGATGAAACAGAGCTCTATCGAAATCTGCCGATGCAGGCGACGATGTTCGGACTCGACGCCGATCCTCCACCAGACCCGGACCTATGGTTTGAGCATGGCCAGACGCTGTCCATCGGTGGTCTCGAGCTCGAGATTCGCCACACCCCGGGACACTCGCCGGGCGGTGTGTGCTTCGTCGTATCGGGTGTCGATGAGGAGCTCGTGGTGGTGGGCGACGTGCTCTTTTCCGGCTCGATCGGCCGTACCGATCTCTGGGGAGGTTCATTCCCCGTTCTCGAGCAATCGATCCGTGAGCAGCTCTATACCCTGCCCGATGACACCCGGGTCATCTGCGGTCACGGCCCCGAAACCACCATCGGCCGTGAGCGTGCTTCCAATCCCTTTGTGAAAGGGTAG
- a CDS encoding purine-nucleoside phosphorylase, protein MDSRLTPDDVKHLAEEFRSRYVPGRVRGVLVAGSGLELEVPGWQAGEEIELSEVLPFDVHDLMGHRHTVTLWRRENESLMVLNGRFHLYQGYSPEEVVAPVRLAGLLGAEVMIATNATGSLEPEIEPGSIVVVTDHINLQGSNPLVGEWGAAFGPQFPDMSEAYDPELRKLARAAAAETGFPVHEGVYVALLGPSFETPAEIQMLRAAGGTVVGMSTVPEVIAARHMGMRVLVLSFAANPAAGLVDRPLTHTEVLEEGAKAAARMADLIGLLVSRVF, encoded by the coding sequence ATGGACTCGCGGTTGACTCCGGATGATGTGAAACATCTGGCCGAGGAGTTCCGCAGCCGGTACGTGCCCGGTCGCGTGCGGGGCGTATTGGTGGCGGGTTCCGGCCTCGAGCTCGAGGTCCCAGGCTGGCAGGCAGGCGAGGAAATCGAACTCTCCGAGGTCTTGCCGTTCGATGTCCACGACCTGATGGGCCACCGCCACACCGTGACTCTATGGCGGCGTGAAAACGAGAGCCTGATGGTTCTCAACGGCCGCTTCCACCTCTATCAGGGCTATAGCCCGGAGGAGGTGGTGGCCCCGGTGCGGCTGGCGGGCCTTCTCGGGGCCGAAGTGATGATCGCGACCAACGCCACCGGGTCTCTCGAACCCGAAATCGAGCCCGGTTCGATCGTCGTCGTCACCGACCACATCAACCTGCAGGGCTCGAACCCGCTGGTGGGCGAGTGGGGTGCGGCGTTCGGGCCGCAGTTCCCCGACATGAGCGAGGCCTATGATCCTGAACTGCGAAAGCTCGCACGCGCAGCTGCCGCGGAGACCGGTTTCCCGGTTCACGAGGGTGTTTACGTGGCACTTCTCGGTCCCTCTTTCGAGACTCCGGCCGAGATTCAGATGCTGCGCGCCGCTGGTGGCACGGTGGTCGGCATGTCGACCGTACCCGAGGTCATCGCAGCGCGCCACATGGGGATGCGGGTCCTGGTTCTGTCATTCGCCGCCAACCCGGCGGCGGGGCTCGTCGACCGGCCCCTGACCCATACCGAGGTGCTCGAAGAGGGCGCGAAGGCGGCAGCCAGGATGGCCGACCTGATCGGGCTTCTCGTGTCGCGGGTCTTCTAG
- the smc gene encoding chromosome segregation protein SMC: MARIRLRSLKLIGFKSFPDDVELVFPGKVSAIIGPNGCGKSNLVDAILWVLGEQSPSLMRLKQMGDVVFSGASGRPPAGAAEVTLVLESDDGHWKETDGRLEVRRRVFRSGPSEYRLNGRNVRLKDVFDELAAVGLGTRAYSIIEQGRVGQVLSARPIDRRTLLEEAAGITRYKKRKHEAELKLEHTRQNLLRLDDVIGEVKRNLRQIKRQAKQAERHQKLEADLKDHLRRLFTIEAHILDRQRGNILQRRAQAQNEVAAAAAALGGSDADLGRAREELESARSDTEKAREEVATLLGSRERLEAFLERSADLLDNLRASLDHTRNETATLRSSRGSLDNRIAEAHQRMEILLRELETVREGVASADEAYKKADDLRVAAEQSAAQQRQDLLRTISTLTASRNRLGDLEREHDRLSYALSQLGLDRKRLDVRHEELIGSVREAAEKSRAAALAAERLASERRELSSERAQLREAASTAKQEAESLGHTLWELRHRLQGVEREIARLSAAADQLASLVPADQMAGQLGDYLNPPSELAPVLDRVWREWLELPVMKTSGLSSDQIEALADLDGRIRLIAASPVPPIRDLAVPDGAEDLLLKAGIETDHLGWIARSLPRTLRCDDAKRACEIADELPDAMIICGDGVVRKGRVLEPMTRGDRHPGALQLRTLEKELTQKISDLSTHTDQMANRHQEAATQLEVQDKELASLDSKVVAAEQERARTAAIEESLVQELGRVERELDSLAADEENSRDRAGENAERHGRLEEEVAKLEERSVELEQAVEEAANRLAGRREETSEALRALDRQRAEERLATERLESAQADAARLEEEAHDLEHRVGALDAEAGRLLDQQTSTEEEVVRSRTRLVEEQGLLAAAREHERRLAEKVDAVSDRVGKLEKEVRVRRDSHDREREILHEIEVEQTRSEADWERLREHAVEEIGLAIDTLLEIEPEPDDESEALRTDIEGLRAKIERLGPVNLLALKELDELEERSQFLGNQRKDLIEALKALDETIREIDATCTERFVATFEQVNTVFAETFSTLFGGGTARLDLVDEDDPLESGIDITAQPPGKKNQSVQLLSGGEKALTALSLLISLFRIKPSPFCILDEVDAPLDDANVERFSDLVQAMTDHTQFVLITHNRRTMARADLLYGVTMEEPGVSKVVSVRVED; this comes from the coding sequence ATGGCGCGGATTCGGTTGCGGTCACTGAAGCTCATCGGCTTCAAGTCCTTCCCTGACGACGTCGAACTCGTCTTCCCGGGAAAGGTCTCGGCGATCATCGGTCCGAACGGTTGTGGCAAATCGAATCTCGTGGACGCGATTCTGTGGGTCCTCGGCGAGCAGAGCCCGTCTCTCATGCGGCTCAAACAGATGGGCGACGTGGTCTTTTCCGGCGCCTCAGGCAGACCTCCTGCCGGCGCGGCCGAGGTGACCCTGGTCCTCGAATCCGACGACGGTCATTGGAAGGAAACCGACGGCCGCCTCGAGGTCCGGCGCCGAGTGTTTCGAAGTGGGCCTTCCGAGTACCGCCTCAACGGCAGAAACGTGAGGTTGAAGGACGTCTTCGACGAGCTGGCAGCGGTCGGTCTCGGCACGCGCGCCTACTCGATTATCGAGCAGGGCCGGGTCGGCCAGGTTCTGTCCGCACGCCCCATCGATCGCAGAACCCTGCTCGAGGAAGCCGCCGGAATCACTCGCTACAAGAAGAGGAAGCACGAGGCCGAGCTCAAGCTCGAGCACACCCGTCAGAATCTGCTCCGCCTCGACGACGTGATTGGCGAGGTCAAACGCAACCTGCGGCAGATCAAGCGACAGGCGAAGCAGGCGGAAAGGCACCAGAAGCTCGAGGCCGATCTCAAGGACCACCTGCGACGTCTTTTTACCATCGAAGCCCACATTCTCGATCGGCAACGCGGCAACATCCTCCAGCGACGTGCCCAGGCTCAGAACGAAGTGGCCGCCGCAGCCGCAGCCCTCGGAGGATCGGACGCTGATCTCGGTCGGGCCCGTGAAGAGCTCGAGTCGGCGCGGTCTGATACCGAAAAAGCTCGTGAAGAGGTGGCCACATTATTGGGCTCGAGAGAACGACTGGAAGCGTTTCTCGAACGCTCGGCTGATCTGCTCGACAACCTGCGTGCTTCCCTCGACCACACGCGCAATGAGACGGCTACCCTGAGGTCCAGTCGGGGCTCACTCGACAATCGAATCGCCGAGGCCCACCAGCGGATGGAGATCCTCCTCCGAGAGCTCGAAACCGTACGGGAAGGAGTCGCCAGCGCAGATGAGGCGTATAAGAAGGCCGATGACCTGCGAGTCGCAGCCGAACAGAGCGCCGCCCAGCAGCGACAGGATCTGTTGCGCACGATTTCCACCCTGACCGCCAGTCGAAACCGTCTCGGCGACCTCGAGCGGGAACATGATCGTCTCTCCTATGCATTGAGCCAACTCGGCCTCGATCGGAAACGCCTCGACGTGCGCCACGAAGAGCTAATTGGCTCGGTAAGGGAGGCGGCGGAGAAGAGTCGCGCGGCCGCGCTGGCCGCGGAACGACTCGCCTCCGAACGGCGCGAGCTGTCGAGCGAGCGGGCGCAACTTCGGGAGGCGGCGAGTACCGCCAAGCAGGAGGCGGAGTCGCTGGGGCACACTCTCTGGGAGCTGCGCCACAGGCTGCAGGGTGTGGAAAGGGAGATCGCTCGCCTCTCCGCTGCCGCCGATCAGCTCGCGAGCCTCGTGCCGGCCGATCAAATGGCCGGGCAACTCGGCGACTATCTCAATCCCCCATCGGAACTCGCCCCGGTGCTCGACAGGGTGTGGCGCGAATGGCTAGAGCTTCCGGTAATGAAGACTTCCGGATTGTCCTCCGACCAGATCGAAGCACTGGCCGATCTCGATGGACGGATACGCCTCATCGCCGCGTCGCCGGTGCCTCCGATCCGCGATCTGGCGGTTCCCGACGGGGCCGAAGACCTGCTTCTGAAGGCTGGTATCGAAACCGACCATCTCGGCTGGATCGCACGATCCTTGCCTCGCACCCTTCGTTGTGACGACGCGAAACGTGCATGCGAGATTGCGGATGAACTTCCGGACGCCATGATCATCTGCGGTGACGGGGTGGTTCGCAAGGGTAGGGTCCTCGAGCCGATGACCCGCGGCGATCGCCACCCGGGCGCCCTCCAGCTGCGAACTCTCGAGAAAGAGCTCACGCAGAAGATCAGCGATCTCAGCACGCACACAGATCAAATGGCGAATCGCCACCAAGAGGCAGCCACGCAACTCGAAGTGCAGGACAAGGAGCTGGCGTCTCTCGACAGCAAAGTGGTTGCTGCCGAACAGGAACGGGCCCGCACCGCAGCGATTGAAGAATCTTTGGTGCAAGAACTCGGCCGCGTTGAACGAGAGCTCGACTCGCTGGCTGCAGATGAAGAGAACAGCCGCGACAGGGCGGGAGAAAACGCGGAACGTCACGGCCGGTTGGAGGAGGAGGTCGCGAAGCTCGAGGAAAGGAGTGTCGAGCTCGAACAGGCGGTCGAGGAAGCGGCGAACCGCCTCGCTGGTCGTCGGGAAGAGACCTCGGAAGCCCTTCGAGCGCTGGATCGCCAACGGGCAGAGGAACGGCTGGCAACGGAACGGCTGGAGTCCGCACAGGCCGACGCCGCACGTCTCGAAGAGGAGGCCCACGACCTCGAGCACCGCGTCGGCGCACTGGACGCGGAGGCGGGACGGCTTCTCGACCAGCAGACAAGCACCGAAGAAGAGGTTGTCCGCTCCCGAACCCGACTGGTCGAGGAACAGGGCCTGTTGGCCGCCGCCCGCGAGCACGAGCGCCGTTTGGCCGAGAAGGTCGATGCGGTCAGCGACCGCGTTGGCAAGCTCGAAAAGGAGGTCCGTGTTCGGCGTGATTCTCACGACAGGGAGCGTGAAATCCTGCACGAGATCGAGGTCGAGCAGACCAGATCCGAGGCCGACTGGGAACGCCTGCGCGAGCACGCCGTGGAGGAAATAGGCCTCGCCATCGATACACTTCTCGAGATCGAGCCCGAGCCGGACGACGAGTCCGAAGCCCTGCGAACGGACATCGAAGGGCTACGCGCCAAAATCGAACGCCTCGGGCCGGTGAACCTCCTGGCCCTGAAGGAGCTCGACGAGCTCGAAGAACGTTCGCAGTTCCTCGGCAATCAACGCAAAGATCTCATCGAAGCCCTGAAGGCGCTGGACGAAACGATTCGTGAAATCGACGCCACCTGCACGGAGCGCTTCGTCGCCACTTTCGAACAGGTCAACACGGTCTTCGCCGAGACTTTCAGCACACTCTTCGGCGGCGGCACCGCACGCCTCGATCTGGTCGACGAGGACGACCCGCTGGAATCGGGAATCGACATCACCGCTCAGCCGCCAGGCAAAAAGAACCAGTCGGTGCAGCTGCTGTCGGGCGGTGAGAAGGCGCTGACCGCACTTTCCCTTCTGATCTCACTCTTCCGCATCAAGCCTTCGCCGTTCTGCATCCTCGACGAGGTCGACGCACCGCTCGATGATGCCAACGTGGAGCGTTTTTCCGATCTGGTGCAGGCAATGACCGACCACACGCAGTTCGTGCTGATCACCCATAACCGCCGCACTATGGCCCGCGCCGACCTGCTCTACGGCGTCACCATGGAGGAGCCGGGCGTGTCGAAGGTAGTTTCCGTCCGAGTCGAGGATTGA